A stretch of the Erinaceus europaeus chromosome 1, mEriEur2.1, whole genome shotgun sequence genome encodes the following:
- the ZFPM2 gene encoding zinc finger protein ZFPM2 isoform X3 produces MDLNNNSLKTKAQVPMVLTAGPKWLLDVTWQGVEDNKNNCIVYSKGGQLWCTTTKAISEGEELIAFVVDFDSRLQTASQMTLTEGMYPARLLDSIQLLPQQAAMASILPTAIVNKDIFPCKSCGIWYRSERNLQAHLMYYCSGRQREVVPVSEENEDSAAPQISSLCPFPQCTKSFSNARALEMHLNSHSGVKMEEFLPPGASLKCTVCSYSADSVISFHQHLFSHLTQAAFRCNHCHFGFQTQRELLQHQELHVPGGKLPRESDMDHSPSTTEDNLQPAVDLMTRNELPSSQKAMQTKDASSDTELDKCEKKTQLFLTNQRPEIQPTPNKQSFSYTKIKSEPSSPRLASSPVQPNVGPSFPMGPFLSQFAFPQDITMVPQASEILAKMSELVHRRLRHGSSSYPPVIYSPLMPKGATCFECNITFNNLDNYLVHKKHYCSSRWQQMAKSPEFPGVSEKMPEAVSPNTGQTSINLLNPTPHSADPENPLLQTPCINSSTVLDLIGPNGKGHDKDFSTPAKKLPTSNSNEDKMNGKPVDVKNPTVPIVDGESDPNKTTCEACNITFSRHETYMVHKQYYCATRHDPPLKRSASNKVPAMQRTMRTRKRRKMYEMCLPEQEQRPPLVQQRFLDVANLSNPCTSTQEPTEALAECYHPRCDIFPGGVVSKHLETSLTINKCVPASKCDSTHASLSCLEMDVPMDLSKKCLSQSERMTTSPKRLLDYHECTVCKISFNKVENYLAHKQNFCPVTAHQRNDLGQLDSKAFPNPESERNSPDVSYERSIIKCEKNGNLKQPSPNGNLFSSHLATLQGLKVFSEADQLIATKEENKHLFLPQCLYPGAIKKAKGADQLSPYYGIKPSDYISGSLVIHNADMEQSTNAENDSPKGQASSNGCAVPKKDSLPLLPKNRGMVIVNGGLKPDERPAANPQQENVSQNSQHEDEQKSPSWMAENPLAANENVSPGIPSAEEQLSSTAKGVNGSTQAPTSGKYCRLCDIQFNNLSNFITHKKFYCSSHAAEHVK; encoded by the exons GGGGTCAGCTTTGGTGCACAACGACGAAGGCCATCTCTGAGGGTGAAGAGCTAATTGCCTTTGTGGTGGATTTTGACTCAAGGCTACAAACTGCCAGTCAGATGACTCTTACAGAAGGGATGTACCCTGCTCGCCTGCTGGACTCCATTCAGCTGCTTCCTCAGCAAGCTGCCATGGCTTCTATTTTGCCTACAGCTATTGTCAATA AAGACATATTCCCTTGCAAGTCTTGTGGCATCTGGTATCGGAGTGAGCGAAACCTGCAAGCCCATTTGATGTACTACTGCAGTGGCCGGCAGAGAGAAGTTGTTCCAGTGtcagaagaaaatgaagacagtGCTGCTCCTCAGATTTCTAGCCTGTGCCCTTTCCCACAGTGTACCAAGAGCTTTTCCAATGCCAGAGCTCTAGAAATGCATCTAAATTCACACAGTG GAGtgaaaatggaagaattcctccCCCCTGGAGCTAGCCTCAAATGCACCGTCTGTAGCTATTCTGCTGATTCCGTCATCAGCTTTCACCAACACCTGTTCTCCCATCTCACTCAAGCTGCCTTCCGATGCAATCACTGCCACTTCGGCTTCCAAACTCAGAGGGAGTTATTGCAACACCAGGAGTTGCATGTTCCTGGTGGCAAGCTTCCCAGAGAAAGTGACATGGACCACTCTCCTAGCACAACTGAAGACAACCTACAGCCAGCTGTGGACTTGATGACCAGAAACGAACTCCCCTCGAGCCAAAAGGCCATGCAGACTAAAGATGCCAGCTCTGACACAGAGCTGGACAAGTGTGAGAAGAAGACTCAACTTTTTCTCACTAATCAGAGACCAGAGATACAACCTACTCCTAACAAACAGAGTTTTTCGTACACGAAAATAAAGTCAGAGCCCTCTAGTCCAAGACTTGCATCATCTCCAGTTCAGCCGAATGTTGGGCCATCTTTTCCCATGGGCCCTTTCCTGTCTCAGTTTGCTTTCCCTCAAGATATCACAATGGTTCCCCAAGCTTCAGAGATCTTAGCCAAGATGTCTGAACTGGTACATCGGCGACTGAGGCATGGAAGTAGTAGCTACCCACCTGTAATTTACAGCCCCTTGATGCCCAAGGGGGCTACCTGTTTCGAGTGTAACATAACGTTCAATAATTTGGATAATTATCTGGTACACAAAAAGCATTACTGCAGCAGCCGATGGCAACAGATGGCAAAGTCCCCAGAGTTCCCTGGTGTTTCAGAAAAGATGCCTGAGGCTGTAAGTCCCAACACTGGCCAGACTTCTATAAACCTTCTCAACCCCACCCCTCACTCTGCTGATCCTGAGAATCCGCTTCTACAAACACCCTGCATCAATTCTTCTACTGTCTTAGATTTGATTGGGCCAAATGGGAAGGGCCACGATAAGGACTTTTCCACTCCAGCTAAGAAGCTCCCCACTTCCAATAGCAATGAGGATAAAATGAATGGCAAACCTGTTGATGTGAAAAATCCCACCGTCCCCATAGTGGATGGGGAAAGTGACCCAAATAAGACCACCTGCGAAGCTTGCAACATTACCTTCAGCCGGCATGAAACGTACATGGTCCACAAACAGTATTATTGTGCTACCCGCCATGACCCTCCACTGAAGAGATCAGCTTCCAACAAAGTGCCTGCCATGCAGAGAACAATGCGCACACGCAAGCGGAGGAAGATGTACGAAATGTGCCTACCGGAACAAGAACAGAGGCCTCCTCTGGTCCAGCAGCGTTTTCTTGATGTGGCCAACCTCAGCAATCCTTGTACCTCCACTCAAGAACCCACAGAAGCACTAGCTGAGTGCTACCACCCACGGTGTGATATCTTTCCAGGAGGAGTTGTCTCCAAGCACTTGGAAACATCTCTTACTATCAACAAGTGTGTTCCAGCTTCCAAATGTGACAGCACGCATGCCAGTCTCTCCTGCCTAGAGATGGACGTGCCCATGGATCTCAGCAAAAAGTGCTTGTCCCAGTCCGAGCGGATGACCACGTCTCCCAAGAGGCTGCTGGACTACCATGAGTGTACTGTGTGCAAGATCAGTTTCAACAAGGTAGAAAACTACCTGGCTCATAAGCAGAATTTCTGCCCAGTCACTGCTCACCAGCGTAATGACCTGGGCCAACTCGACAGCAAAGCCTTTCCAAACCCAGAAAGTGAACGGAACAGCCCTGATGTCAGCTATGAACGAAGCATAATAAAGTGTGAGAAAAATGGAAACCTCAAACAGCCTTCCCCCAATGGAAACTTATTCTCATCCCACTTAGCCACTCTTCAAGGCCTGAAAGTCttcagtgaagcagatcagctCATTGctacaaaagaagaaaacaaacatttGTTTCTCCCACAATGCCTTTACCCTGGAgcaataaaaaaggcaaaaggAGCCGATCAGCTCTCTCCATATTATGGGATAAAACCAAGTGATTATATTTCTGGTTCTCTTGTCATCCATAATGCTGACATGGAGCAAAGTACAAATGCAGAAAATGACTCTCCAAAAGGCCAGGCTTCCTCAAATGGCTGTGCTGTGCCGAAGAAAGATTCCCTGCCCTTGTTGCCCAAAAACCGAGGCATGGTCATAGTTAATGGGGGACTGAAACCAGATGAGAGACCTGCAGCCAACCCACAGCAAGAGAATGTTTCCCAGAATTCTCAGCATGAAGATGAACAGAAATCTCCATCTTGGATGGCTGAGAACCCCTTAGCTGCCAATGAGAATGTCTCACCAGGAATTCCCTCCGCGGAGGAACAGTTGTCTAGCACAGCAAAGGGTGTGAATGGCTCCACCCAGGCTCCAACCAGTGGGAAATACTGCCGCCTGTGTGATATCCAGTTCAACAACCTTTCAAACTTTATCACTCACAAGAAGTTTTATTGTTCATCACATGCTGCGGAACATGTCAAGTGA